Proteins from a genomic interval of Oreochromis aureus strain Israel breed Guangdong linkage group 6, ZZ_aureus, whole genome shotgun sequence:
- the chrnb3a gene encoding neuronal acetylcholine receptor subunit beta-3a isoform X1 yields MTGGKMKFAVAVLWFCVALGKATMQVQEDFVSLAELEDSLLRNLFRGYQKWVRPVQHANDTITVRFGLKISQLVDVDEKNQLMTTNVWLWQEWVDVKLKWNPDDYGGITSIRVPSETIWLPDIVLYENADGRFEGSLMTKAIVRWDGTITWTPPASYKSSCTMDVTFFPFDRQNCSMKFGSWTYDGNMVDLVLVDHYVDRKDFFDNGEWEILNATGVKGSRRDGVYWYPFVTYSFILKRLPLFYTLFLIIPCLGLSFLTVLVFYLPSDEGEKLSLSTSVLVSLTVFLLVIEEIIPSSSKVIPLIGEYLLFIMIFVTFSIIVTVFVINVHHRSSATYHPMAPWVKSLFLQRLPRLLCMRGHTDRYHFPDIEMRSPELKPRRGAGRRGVPGHCGGQQRGPHGGKEDENQAWLAMLEKATNSVRYISRHIKKEHFIREVVQDWKFVAQVLDRIFLWAFLTVSILGTVLIFTPALQMYLSTPS; encoded by the exons ATGACAGGAGGAAAGATGAAGTTTGCGGTTGCGGTGTTGTGGTTCTGCGTGGCTCTTGGGAAAGCTACGATGCAAG TCCAGGAAGATTTTGTGTCGCTGGCAGAGTTGGAGGATTCTCTGCTGAGGAACCTTTTCAGAGGTTACCAGAAGTGGGTGCGGCCTGTTCAGCACGCCAATGACACCATCACTGTACGCTTTGGACTAAAGATCTCACAGCTGGTTGATGTG GATGAAAAGAACCAGCTAATGACTACAAATGTTTGGCTCTGGCAG GAGTGGGTTGATGTGAAGCTGAAGTGGAACCCTGATGATTATGGGGGTATTACCTCTATCAGAGTGCCTTCGGAGACAATATGGCTGCCTGATATTGTTCTGTATGAAAA TGCTGATGGTCGCTTTGAAGGTTCACTGATGACTAAAGCCATTGTGCGCTGGGATGGCACCATAACATGGACTCCACCCGCCAGCTATAAGTCCTCCTGCACCATGGATGTCACCTTCTTCCCCTTTGACCGACAGAACTGCTCTATGAAGTTCGGTTCCTGGACTTATGATGGAAACATGGTGGAtcttgtcctggtggatcattaCGTGGATCGTAAAGACTTCTTTGATAATGGCGAATGGGAGATCCTCAATGCCACAGGAGTAAAGGGAAGTAGGAGGGATGGGGTTTACTGGTATCCATTTGTCACATACTCCTTCATCCTTAAAAGGTTGCCCTTGTTCTACACCCTCTTCCTCATCATCCCCTGCCTTGGCCTGTCCTTCCTTACTGTGCTGGTATTCTATTTGCCATCAGATGAAGGAGAGAAACTTTCACTTTCAACATCAGTGCTGGTATCGCTCACTGTATTCCTGTTGGTCATAGAAGAAATTATCCCTTCATCCTCAAAG gtGATCCCACTAATTGGAGAGTACCTGCTCTTCATCATGATCTTTGTCACATTCTCCATTATTGTCACAGTCTTTGTGATTAACGTCCACCATCGCTCCTCTGCCACCTATCACCCCATGGCCCCCTGGGTAAAGAGCCTCTTTCTTCAGAGACTGCCCAGACTGCTTTGCATGAGGGGACACACAGACAG ATACCACTTCCCAGACATTGAGATGCGAAGCCCAGAGCTGAAGCCCCGTCGAGGTGCGGGAAGGAGGGGCGTTCCTGGGCACTGTGGCGGTCAGCAGAGAGGCCCCcatggagggaaggaggatgaAAACCAAGCTTGGTTGGCAATGCTGGAGAAAGCCACAAATTCCGTTCGCTACATCAGCCGTCATATCAAAAAGGAGCACTTTATAAGAGAG GTTGTACAAGACTGGAAATTTGTGGCTCAGGTGCTGGACAGAATTTTCCTGTGGGCCTTCCTAACAGTGTCAATCCTGGGAACTGTCCTTATCTTCACCCCTGCTTTGCAGATGTACCTCAGCACACCTTCATGA
- the chrnb3a gene encoding neuronal acetylcholine receptor subunit beta-3a isoform X2, translated as MTALQREMSSLNNTSLALEWVDVKLKWNPDDYGGITSIRVPSETIWLPDIVLYENADGRFEGSLMTKAIVRWDGTITWTPPASYKSSCTMDVTFFPFDRQNCSMKFGSWTYDGNMVDLVLVDHYVDRKDFFDNGEWEILNATGVKGSRRDGVYWYPFVTYSFILKRLPLFYTLFLIIPCLGLSFLTVLVFYLPSDEGEKLSLSTSVLVSLTVFLLVIEEIIPSSSKVIPLIGEYLLFIMIFVTFSIIVTVFVINVHHRSSATYHPMAPWVKSLFLQRLPRLLCMRGHTDRYHFPDIEMRSPELKPRRGAGRRGVPGHCGGQQRGPHGGKEDENQAWLAMLEKATNSVRYISRHIKKEHFIREVVQDWKFVAQVLDRIFLWAFLTVSILGTVLIFTPALQMYLSTPS; from the exons ATGACTGCACTACAGAGAGAGATGAGCTCACTGAACAACACGTCTCTGGCCTTG GAGTGGGTTGATGTGAAGCTGAAGTGGAACCCTGATGATTATGGGGGTATTACCTCTATCAGAGTGCCTTCGGAGACAATATGGCTGCCTGATATTGTTCTGTATGAAAA TGCTGATGGTCGCTTTGAAGGTTCACTGATGACTAAAGCCATTGTGCGCTGGGATGGCACCATAACATGGACTCCACCCGCCAGCTATAAGTCCTCCTGCACCATGGATGTCACCTTCTTCCCCTTTGACCGACAGAACTGCTCTATGAAGTTCGGTTCCTGGACTTATGATGGAAACATGGTGGAtcttgtcctggtggatcattaCGTGGATCGTAAAGACTTCTTTGATAATGGCGAATGGGAGATCCTCAATGCCACAGGAGTAAAGGGAAGTAGGAGGGATGGGGTTTACTGGTATCCATTTGTCACATACTCCTTCATCCTTAAAAGGTTGCCCTTGTTCTACACCCTCTTCCTCATCATCCCCTGCCTTGGCCTGTCCTTCCTTACTGTGCTGGTATTCTATTTGCCATCAGATGAAGGAGAGAAACTTTCACTTTCAACATCAGTGCTGGTATCGCTCACTGTATTCCTGTTGGTCATAGAAGAAATTATCCCTTCATCCTCAAAG gtGATCCCACTAATTGGAGAGTACCTGCTCTTCATCATGATCTTTGTCACATTCTCCATTATTGTCACAGTCTTTGTGATTAACGTCCACCATCGCTCCTCTGCCACCTATCACCCCATGGCCCCCTGGGTAAAGAGCCTCTTTCTTCAGAGACTGCCCAGACTGCTTTGCATGAGGGGACACACAGACAG ATACCACTTCCCAGACATTGAGATGCGAAGCCCAGAGCTGAAGCCCCGTCGAGGTGCGGGAAGGAGGGGCGTTCCTGGGCACTGTGGCGGTCAGCAGAGAGGCCCCcatggagggaaggaggatgaAAACCAAGCTTGGTTGGCAATGCTGGAGAAAGCCACAAATTCCGTTCGCTACATCAGCCGTCATATCAAAAAGGAGCACTTTATAAGAGAG GTTGTACAAGACTGGAAATTTGTGGCTCAGGTGCTGGACAGAATTTTCCTGTGGGCCTTCCTAACAGTGTCAATCCTGGGAACTGTCCTTATCTTCACCCCTGCTTTGCAGATGTACCTCAGCACACCTTCATGA